One Megamonas hypermegale genomic window carries:
- a CDS encoding tRNA (mnm(5)s(2)U34)-methyltransferase, producing the protein MQTLSNSIQISHILLKEALNTAKVIVDATAGNGNDTLFLAQNAQSNTDIYAFDIQAEALYNAKEKMKNSCIRTDIKVNFIQASHDEVQTHVEDNLDLVIFNLGYLPGGNHAITTKSETTLKALQIMLNKLNVHGHIAVVVYPGHEEGLKESQLIKDFASSLAKKYFTVGWYQMINHNNNAPALCWIEKVGE; encoded by the coding sequence ATGCAGACATTAAGTAATTCTATTCAAATATCACATATTTTATTAAAAGAAGCTTTAAATACAGCTAAAGTTATAGTTGATGCAACAGCTGGCAATGGTAATGATACTTTATTTTTGGCACAGAATGCTCAATCAAATACAGATATATATGCTTTTGATATTCAAGCAGAAGCTCTTTATAATGCTAAGGAAAAGATGAAAAATTCCTGTATACGCACAGATATTAAAGTTAATTTTATTCAAGCTTCACATGATGAAGTGCAAACGCATGTTGAGGATAATCTTGATTTAGTGATTTTTAATTTAGGTTATTTACCTGGTGGAAATCACGCTATTACAACTAAGTCTGAAACGACTTTAAAAGCGTTGCAGATAATGCTAAATAAGTTAAATGTACATGGGCATATAGCTGTTGTTGTATATCCTGGACATGAAGAAGGGTTAAAAGAAAGTCAATTAATAAAGGATTTTGCCAGTTCTTTAGCGAAAAAGTACTTTACAGTAGGCTGGTATCAAATGATAAATCATAATAATAATGCTCCAGCTTTATGCTGGATAGAGAAAGTCGGTGAATAA
- the argR gene encoding arginine repressor gives MKATRHARIREIIEHNVIETQEDLAMALKKQHIVVTQATVSRDIKELMLIKVPTGDGRYRYAYPTDKELIYSKNRMLNLFRDSVISLNYSENIIVVKTLPGAANAVASTLDYAKWPEIIGTVAGDDNILVVIKPISAVEDIMKRLRDMLG, from the coding sequence ATGAAAGCTACCAGACATGCAAGAATAAGAGAAATTATTGAACATAATGTAATTGAAACACAAGAAGATTTGGCAATGGCGTTAAAAAAACAGCACATTGTTGTAACTCAGGCGACTGTATCACGTGATATTAAAGAATTAATGCTTATTAAAGTACCTACAGGAGATGGTCGTTATCGTTATGCTTATCCTACAGATAAGGAATTAATTTATTCGAAAAATCGCATGTTAAATTTATTCCGCGATTCTGTAATAAGTTTGAATTATAGCGAAAATATCATTGTGGTGAAAACTTTACCAGGTGCTGCTAATGCAGTTGCCTCTACACTTGATTATGCTAAATGGCCAGAGATTATCGGAACAGTTGCTGGTGATGATAATATATTAGTAGTAATTAAACCAATTTCTGCTGTAGAAGACATCATGAAAAGACTTCGAGATATGCTTGGTTAA
- a CDS encoding metal-dependent hydrolase, giving the protein MITFNYYGHACFMLDTGHEKLLFDPFLTFNTQATVKPKDIECDYILVSHAHEDHFSDALKIAEKNHPMIIAIPEIINLFPNGYDNVHGMNLGGSAQFSFGTVTMVPALHSSGVPGGVACGFVIHFNDDTVVYYSGDTALFSDMKLIGEKQKIHYSILPIGDNFTMGIEDAAKAAQLLKTSYVIPIHYNTWPIIEQEPKIFKSYAESIAHCFVKIVKPGQSLDLEYMHK; this is encoded by the coding sequence ATGATTACTTTTAACTATTATGGACATGCTTGTTTTATGCTTGATACTGGACATGAAAAATTATTATTTGACCCATTTTTAACTTTCAACACACAAGCAACAGTTAAACCAAAAGACATTGAATGTGATTATATTCTCGTTTCACATGCACATGAAGACCATTTTAGTGATGCTTTGAAAATCGCGGAAAAAAATCATCCAATGATTATCGCCATTCCTGAAATTATTAATTTATTCCCTAATGGCTATGATAATGTACATGGCATGAACTTAGGCGGCAGTGCTCAGTTCTCCTTTGGTACAGTAACTATGGTTCCTGCACTGCACAGCAGTGGTGTGCCTGGTGGCGTAGCTTGTGGCTTTGTCATTCATTTTAATGATGATACAGTTGTATATTATTCAGGTGATACTGCTTTATTCAGCGATATGAAACTCATCGGTGAAAAACAAAAAATTCACTATTCAATATTGCCAATCGGTGATAACTTCACTATGGGCATTGAAGATGCAGCTAAAGCAGCACAACTGTTAAAAACATCATATGTAATTCCTATTCATTATAATACTTGGCCAATAATCGAACAGGAACCAAAAATCTTCAAATCTTATGCAGAAAGCATTGCACATTGCTTTGTAAAAATCGTTAAACCAGGTCAATCTTTAGACCTAGAATATATGCATAAGTAA
- the recN gene encoding DNA repair protein RecN, whose protein sequence is MLKTLSIWNFALIEHIQIEFNRGLNILTGETGAGKSILLGALGMVIGHRSNLDVIRSNADFMRVEAVFSIMNEQAIKYFLLKNNILIEDDTLIITRQILASGRNIIQINNCHTTLAILRQLGEMLVDIHGQHANQALLKPQKQLNLIDEYDNGAINRQKAVYAQIYYHWLELKEKLAKSKTNTQEMAQRLDMLNWQINEIQNAKLEVDEDTKLEEQIKVLANAEKISLLSQNAYNLLYEGGNILSSLAQLRKDTESLAHYDENMAKVHQSVEDAYFQLQDSADEIRDFGEKIDYSPQKLDAMQSRMEEINKLRRKYGSSIEEILAYCEKAKDELSYIENYDANLAQLEQEVADLTQELKQEAATLHKLREQSATKLTDDIITELKSLSMPDARMKVNLWLNDDFSENGADDVEFLFSANLGEDMKLLQKIVSGGELSRIALAIKTITAQKDDVELMVFDEVDSGVGGKTAQMMAEKIARISRYRQVICITHLPQIAAMADAHFYIHKETKDNKTFTNITEIDYGARLAEIARMASGTELTQASMENAEEMLANARHKKELLSI, encoded by the coding sequence TTGTTAAAGACACTGTCGATTTGGAATTTTGCCTTGATTGAGCACATTCAGATAGAGTTTAATCGTGGGCTTAATATTCTCACCGGTGAAACGGGAGCCGGCAAATCAATTTTGCTAGGCGCACTCGGCATGGTCATAGGTCATCGCAGTAACCTCGATGTTATTAGAAGTAATGCCGATTTTATGCGCGTAGAAGCTGTTTTTTCTATAATGAATGAACAAGCTATAAAATATTTTTTGCTTAAAAATAATATATTAATAGAAGATGATACATTAATCATCACACGACAGATTTTAGCCAGTGGTAGAAATATTATTCAGATAAATAATTGCCATACAACACTTGCCATTTTGCGTCAACTCGGTGAGATGCTTGTGGATATTCATGGTCAACATGCTAATCAAGCACTTTTAAAACCACAAAAGCAATTAAATTTAATTGATGAGTATGACAATGGAGCGATAAATAGACAAAAAGCTGTTTATGCACAAATTTATTATCATTGGCTGGAATTAAAAGAAAAATTGGCAAAAAGCAAGACGAATACGCAGGAAATGGCACAGCGTTTAGATATGCTTAATTGGCAAATCAATGAAATTCAAAATGCTAAATTAGAAGTTGATGAAGATACAAAATTAGAAGAACAGATTAAAGTTCTCGCTAATGCTGAAAAAATATCGCTCCTTTCTCAAAATGCGTATAATTTATTATATGAAGGGGGAAATATTTTAAGTTCATTGGCACAATTACGTAAAGATACAGAGTCTTTAGCTCATTATGATGAAAATATGGCAAAAGTACATCAAAGTGTAGAAGATGCGTATTTTCAGTTGCAAGATAGTGCAGATGAAATTCGTGATTTTGGTGAAAAGATAGATTATAGTCCACAAAAACTCGATGCCATGCAATCGCGTATGGAAGAAATAAATAAATTGCGTCGAAAATATGGCTCTAGTATTGAAGAAATTTTAGCTTATTGTGAAAAAGCTAAAGATGAATTATCTTATATCGAAAATTACGATGCTAATTTAGCGCAATTAGAACAAGAAGTAGCAGATCTTACTCAAGAATTAAAACAGGAAGCAGCTACTTTGCATAAATTGCGAGAACAAAGTGCTACTAAATTGACAGATGATATTATAACTGAACTAAAATCTTTATCTATGCCAGATGCTAGAATGAAAGTAAATTTATGGTTAAATGATGATTTTTCCGAAAATGGTGCTGATGATGTTGAGTTTTTATTTTCCGCAAATTTGGGTGAAGATATGAAACTCTTACAAAAAATCGTATCAGGCGGTGAATTATCGCGTATAGCTTTAGCCATAAAAACTATAACAGCACAAAAAGATGATGTAGAACTTATGGTATTTGATGAGGTGGATAGTGGTGTTGGTGGTAAAACTGCACAGATGATGGCGGAAAAAATAGCACGCATTTCTCGCTATCGACAAGTTATCTGCATAACACATCTTCCTCAAATAGCAGCTATGGCGGATGCACATTTTTATATTCACAAGGAAACAAAAGATAATAAGACTTTTACCAATATCACAGAGATTGATTATGGTGCAAGACTTGCTGAAATTGCTCGCATGGCTTCGGGAACAGAGCTTACACAAGCTTCAATGGAAAATGCTGAAGAAATGTTGGCAAATGCACGACATAAAAAAGAATTATTATCTATTTAA
- a CDS encoding NAD(+)/NADH kinase, whose product MKIAIHPNITKSGAGEILERVIKFAQKNDIQLILPPREGKFFYHEELIVPDIDRENLDMAISIGGDGTLLGLCRRLAKDGVPVCGINIGHLGFLADIEPSEIEAKLTKIVKKEYKIEQRLMLSAFIKRENEIKYVGSAVNDIVVSKCGVSRMLHFNLSINDYTVTSYKADGLIISTPTGSTAYSLSAGGPIVNPKVKGIIVTPICPHACFIRPMVIDESEQVKLDIINIISMSKRSVNLTLDGQESIDIEPNDEILIQKANFPAQIIRFEDKNFYQTFMSKLFC is encoded by the coding sequence TTGAAAATAGCTATTCATCCTAATATAACTAAATCAGGTGCCGGAGAAATTTTAGAGCGAGTTATTAAATTTGCTCAAAAGAATGATATACAACTAATATTGCCACCGCGTGAAGGAAAATTTTTCTATCATGAAGAATTAATTGTACCAGATATAGATAGAGAAAATCTGGATATGGCAATCAGTATTGGAGGAGACGGAACTCTTTTGGGTTTGTGTCGTCGTTTAGCTAAAGATGGAGTTCCCGTCTGTGGCATAAATATTGGACATTTAGGATTTTTAGCTGATATTGAACCAAGTGAAATTGAAGCCAAACTCACTAAGATAGTAAAAAAAGAATATAAGATTGAACAGCGTTTGATGTTATCAGCTTTTATTAAACGTGAAAATGAAATTAAATATGTAGGTAGTGCTGTAAATGATATTGTAGTTAGCAAATGCGGTGTATCGCGTATGCTTCATTTTAATCTTTCGATTAATGATTATACAGTGACAAGTTATAAAGCTGATGGATTGATTATCTCTACACCAACAGGTTCAACAGCTTATTCTCTTTCTGCTGGTGGTCCTATTGTCAATCCAAAAGTAAAAGGTATAATCGTTACACCTATTTGTCCACATGCTTGTTTTATTCGTCCAATGGTAATTGATGAAAGTGAACAGGTAAAACTAGATATAATCAATATTATTAGCATGAGTAAGCGCAGTGTTAATTTAACATTAGATGGGCAAGAAAGCATTGATATTGAGCCAAATGATGAAATTCTCATTCAGAAGGCTAATTTCCCTGCGCAAATCATTCGTTTTGAAGATAAGAATTTTTACCAGACTTTTATGAGTAAATTATTCTGTTAA